The following is a genomic window from Apis cerana isolate GH-2021 linkage group LG6, AcerK_1.0, whole genome shotgun sequence.
aatatgaattaaaatttaccgtCAATTCCATATCCTCATTTTCCTTTTTGACATAGAAAGGCCACCAGCCTTTTATCcgtttttgtttgaaaatatttacagtTGGCACAGACCCATCGGTCTTCAACATGCTTAATGTACAGAGTTTGCTATTCTTTGCACCTCGAGgaaatcgatttaaatcaAGAGTAATAGCACCCAAAAAATCGTCGGCTGAAAAGTGATCTGCATCCCAAACCTATATAAAATggattgaaaatatgaaagtaatgtatataaatatgaatatgaatttttttaatgtaatatatatatcacttgTAATTCTAAACGAGCTGGAATCTTGCATTCAGTTTCGTCCCAGCTAAAAAGACTCTCTTTGCGATTGATAACAATTTTCTCTTCTGCTACGAGATAATCAAACGGAAATATAAAACGCCAATTGAAATTCCCTTCTCCGGTTAAAGAACGATAATGAATATCTGTGGATTGGCAATCTTCTGGGCCTTTTAACCATCTAAATCATggggaaaaaattacaattaatttaaattcaaattaatcaatttcttaattcattctgtaaaaattatacaaatattatacccTTTAACATAAATGTCGCTCATTTTTTCACCAGTAAAGAATGCATCATCTTCCAATACAACGTCGTCTGTGTTccatataataattcgaagcTCGTAACTTTTAGGCTTTCTCGgtgaaatatcgatcgacgGTCCTGGTGAAGGCATATCCATGGGAAACATATCAACCCACATTTCTAACTTTCCTTGTTCGATTCCTGGTTTTTCAGGATTATAAAGTGGACGTGTCTCTACATGTTCAGGAACCAAGGCACAACCGATTCTTGGAAGAGCATGCCATTGATGAAGAACTGCCAATGCAAGATGCTCTTCTATGCCTAGAAGAACAAATGATTGTAATCAAATCTTGTAACAAAAACGATGATGTTTCCATTactttaaatcttatttaccTTTCGAATGAACGTAACATTCCATTTCTTCGTTAGACAAAGAGAACGTTTTTCTTCCAATTGATACTTTTCCGTGTGAATATACTGGTCCATCGATCTTTCCCTCTTTACAAAGTTTTGACAAGATTTGCATTGGTTTCATCGCATCTCTCCATTTATTGTAACCAGatctgaataataaaaaaaaaaaaaaattaaaaaaaaaataagtctatcatttattacgaaatatttccaaagaaAAACTTACTCGTCATATTTTTTAGCTAATCCACAAGTAGCACGATGCCtactataaaatctattttccaaATCGATTTTTGTTTCACCGATCATATCATCGGTGCCGACTAAATCCCAATCCAATACTTGGACAGTCAACAACGAATCCTGTGGAAAGGTTGCTTCTATTTCGAAACaccttgaaaataaaatgtattaaaatgtaatatttcgatatgaagaaattttatacatacttgCCAAAAACAGGATTAAGCTGTTTTGATACGTAATTCTCTTTATCACTGATTCTTTTATTGCCCAGCTGCAGAACGACGTATGGATCCGCTTTTCCATTCAAATCACAAGGATGAAGATCGTTTGCCTTGACAATATAGACTCGTACCAATACATGAATCGGTTCGTTCGAAGGTACACCTTGAAAAAAACCATATTGGGGATCGAAGCCCATAACCGTGTGATCTATTAAGTCTTTAGGAAGAGGccatttataaacttttaacgCTCCTTTAAAGCATCCAACTATTCTAGACTCGTCTTCAGGCTCATCTCCAGTTTTCTTTCCTCTGTACAATTCGAACGTGTGCAACCATTCTTTGAACTGTTCGAATTCTGGTTGAGCTTCTAATTCGTTcggataaattttcaacagcGCTGTTTTCGGAAATTTCCGATAAGTTTGCTTAGGACTAAGCTTCGAAACAAACTTCGCTGTATTCGCCGTCGACTTTAggccaaataattttttcgcggTAACACCAGGACTCTTGTCATCCGATGGATTCACTTGATTTTGATTGCAACTTTCCTCCATGTAATTTAGAACAGTACCATTCGCTTGTGTTTGAAATATTGGTTTCTCTCTACGAAGttccttattttcttctatcatGGCTTCAATAGAGGCAAAGTATTTCGTCCACCAATCTTGACAACCTTCCTCGTCTTCGAAAATACTGAAATCTCCTGAAAGATTTCCTTCGATTTTACTacgttactttattttttgattttataatatgatatactcACCCATACTTCCATCATTGACTAAACTTTGCTTCTTTTTTATGTTCTGTTCTGTTTTATCTCTCTTCGTTGGCCAACCTTGCTCTAAACCTAGAGTAATGATCGCATCTCCGATACTGAATTCAAGATCGGTTAAAGATTCTGGTAAAGATGCgtattgatatttgatttttgacgTATCGAAACCtaacatgaaaaattgaaaaaaatatgatatatatatatatatatatatttaaatttctaaaattaaaatcattttacttGTATATTGTtgcaattgatataaatttttccttttttcttcgacaTCCTTCGCTTTCTTCGTTTGCGGgcaatacatatatttatggatCGAATTTATCGTATGCGTTCCAACAAGAGTATAACGACCGAAACTTCTGCAATCTACAGCCCTGATTGTTAAAGGTGGCCGATAAAGTTCTTGTTCAGGCAATTccaattccaaaaatttcacCGGTGTATTGAAATTTGGATTCTTTTTTGCATTTGTTATAACCGAAGAATAGAGAATATGGCCAGCACATTCGACGTCTACTCGAGGTTTGTCCACGGTCATCAAATGTATCCTCTTTAAATCCCTCAGACCCCAAAACAAAACTTCGATTCTGCGACAGAAAATAACGAGGATGATGAAcagatttaacaattttaaaaattgcaaaaaaattatagatacgttggaaaattgttttaaattttaccgaTATTTGGACAGAGTTGGTCGAATACCGACAGGGACCGGAAGAATTGGTCCCTGATCCTGAGTCACAATAGGAGTTTGAGTTATTATCTCTTTCGGATCTGGCAATGTAGGTAAGCCATAATCTTTCGTCGAAGGATATtccaataattcaaaaacagCAAGAAGTTCGCCCGCTCTTGCAGCACCTCTTGTTACATCGTACCATTCCAACGATGGTGGAAATCTCGGTGGTGTGTAAGTTTCTGAGGCCAGTTTTACGTGAGGTCGCGCAACCGCTCGACCTATGTACTCAGATTTGCCCTGAAACCATCGTGCATTTACTTTATTCAATTTGTCTGAATAAATTTTGtcgatattaattcttttttttttctaacaataaattttcttattatgaataaaaatgttcttttttcatttttttcaaaatttctttaaaaaaaatgttcaagttgtgttaaaataataatttctgttttCTGATCAACTATATCTGAAACGTTACAGACATGCCATATAcgcaaattcaatttcaaaacgaTTTTGAACGGTGTAcctaaattaatatcgaaaaaaataaaatgtggaagcgtgtattttttttttttgcgtatgAATGTTGTATATCATATACAAACTGTTAAAGCAGAGCCCTCATGCAGTGTTATACAGTCCATAGTTACAAAATGACtctgtaaaaaaagaatcacaaaaagataagaaaattaatcaatttaatcaatcgtaaaaaaacgttattttctttcaattaaacaTTGTATCGCAACTAAAGATAAAGCAGAATCTTATATcaggaaaatttttcatcataccACTTTATCTTGATCGAACAGCTCGATAACGATCGACGGTGGATCCTTTTTAATTTCCTCGCCAGTCCCGTAAATCAATATGTCGTCGAAAAGAAGAAGTTCGTCCCATGTAGGACTCAGAGTTTCGTCGATTACTTGAGTGGACTTGCAAAATTCGCCGCAAATCACTCTTGCAAAGGGATCGGAAAGACCGGATGCATCGCTACCGATCAAAGACCGAGCTTGATACATGTGCGCTCTTAATTGGAACTTCTACTcgatataatcgaaatattttagtaagtgaaaatttttcatcaaatttaactatttgtcattttcgataattcatatataccTACGTGTTTTTCAacataatgaataatgattGGTGGTAAAGCACGAGGTCTGTCGACGTTTTTCAATTCGTGACTAAGTTCGTATCCCTTTGGCAAGCCTTgagtgaaatatttcttatgtttCAAGATACCGAGCCAcatataaatttgcaattttcctTGTATCGCCCAACCTGAAGGACCAAACCGCTTCTTACCTGGAAGCTattgatcaatttaattagaatcaaTGAATAACAAGAAGttttataaacgaataaattaaagacGAGATAAA
Proteins encoded in this region:
- the LOC108003262 gene encoding otoferlin isoform X2, whose product is MALVVIVKNFQGLKCKGDKIVKVDFRGVSHYSKCLEESGDYISVDESFTWNLGRPVDEVEVLQLSVISRGVLKNEKVLAKYGLVLQTVVREGRIDITDFLVDLNNKPLPTVVCFEIRYNPPDGSCSSYAASEIMEDEQQMLIDIEQNIANLERSLEQANTAAEAGKRKGSWHSPHKTSKKGLLQRGSSLLTDEKSPDRKSKSSTLKSMKSFIKLGKQRPPRARSCDSGSDTSELLDRRDSSCPTSNEPSRTNSMTSLETNISDYDTQVGSNATELQDMIVKSTKKSKPKTIDTGQTALKAQDYQVCITIIEARQLAGLNMDPVVCVQIGDQRKYTSVKESTNCPYYNEYFVFDFHMSPVMLFDKIITLSVQQSRNLLRANLTLGSFKLDIATVWAQPDHQFYHKWALLTDPDDVAGGPKGYLKCDISVIGKGDTVKIPPKSEKDEDDIEGNLLLPDGVPIERQRAKFIVKVYRADGLPKMNSSIMANVKKAFTGEVKDLVDPYVQVSFAGLTGKTSVKRHSYAPVWNEQIVFTEMFPPLCQRIKIQLCDNDPVHATVIGTHFVDLKQISNDGEKGFLPTFGPAFVHFYGSIRDYSIIDEHSTLNTGLGEGISYRARLLIAIRTEISDNVEMAPSEVEVEPTIPINESAYTRNEEFFLFATIMDATMIDKKLGDKPIYFELSIGNAGNALDGHNESSKMCDMGPKSGTSSDQEELQEVLSGSWQSTTPSCKPMTHDKIYYFLPYWDDKPCLHVRSIWPDYRRRMYNSNIISKISDKLEEGLSEVQSHIDDCSGEKILKSTLEELSSNCNRYVSISKSSVTGPGVGKTKLDKERTKLCQRELEGIGMMSRNLKAVVTKSSFKERLKTAQGYLQKLKFLVEDPQDSLPDVFIWVISSGRRIAYHRILGRDLIYSIVDEECGRYCGKVQTIFLKLPGKKRFGPSGWAIQGKLQIYMWLGILKHKKYFTQGLPKGYELSHELKNVDRPRALPPIIIHYVEKHKFQLRAHMYQARSLIGSDASGLSDPFARVICGEFCKSTQVIDETLSPTWDELLLFDDILIYGTGEEIKKDPPSIVIELFDQDKVSHFVTMDCITLHEGSALTGKSEYIGRAVARPHVKLASETYTPPRFPPSLEWYDVTRGAARAGELLAVFELLEYPSTKDYGLPTLPDPKEIITQTPIVTQDQGPILPVPVGIRPTLSKYRIEVLFWGLRDLKRIHLMTVDKPRVDVECAGHILYSSVITNAKKNPNFNTPVKFLELELPEQELYRPPLTIRAVDCRSFGRYTLVGTHTINSIHKYMYCPQTKKAKDVEEKRKNLYQLQQYTSFDTSKIKYQYASLPESLTDLEFSIGDAIITLGLEQGWPTKRDKTEQNIKKKQSLVNDGSMGDFSIFEDEEGCQDWWTKYFASIEAMIEENKELRREKPIFQTQANGTVLNYMEESCNQNQVNPSDDKSPGVTAKKLFGLKSTANTAKFVSKLSPKQTYRKFPKTALLKIYPNELEAQPEFEQFKEWLHTFELYRGKKTGDEPEDESRIVGCFKGALKVYKWPLPKDLIDHTVMGFDPQYGFFQGVPSNEPIHVLVRVYIVKANDLHPCDLNGKADPYVVLQLGNKRISDKENYVSKQLNPVFGKCFEIEATFPQDSLLTVQVLDWDLVGTDDMIGETKIDLENRFYSRHRATCGLAKKYDESGYNKWRDAMKPMQILSKLCKEGKIDGPVYSHGKVSIGRKTFSLSNEEMECYVHSKGIEEHLALAVLHQWHALPRIGCALVPEHVETRPLYNPEKPGIEQGKLEMWVDMFPMDMPSPGPSIDISPRKPKSYELRIIIWNTDDVVLEDDAFFTGEKMSDIYVKGWLKGPEDCQSTDIHYRSLTGEGNFNWRFIFPFDYLVAEEKIVINRKESLFSWDETECKIPARLELQVWDADHFSADDFLGAITLDLNRFPRGAKNSKLCTLSMLKTDGSVPTVNIFKQKRIKGWWPFYVKKENEDMELTGKVEAEIHLLSKEEAEKNPAGFGRNEPDPLEKPNRPDASFMWFMNPLKSIKYIIWHNYKLAILKAFIIIGLIVLVLLFFYAIPGYSVKKLLGA